In Microbacterium pumilum, the following proteins share a genomic window:
- a CDS encoding NAD-glutamate dehydrogenase: MTSTTGSRAIDDAIAALDPELASGLTSIIAGLNPEDLAEREPRDVVGAALSMRSLAARRDRGQTRIAVFTPTLSEDGWTSRRTIVNICTDDSPFLVDSVIAAVARQGLAVDLLVHPIVEVRRSADGELLEMGAHGGDLESWIHLEVDRVPTSEGRHQLEERLMSVLGDVHAAFDDWQAMRRACLDVVTDLRTAPPATADPATVRPAIDFFSWLADDNFTFLGYREYRLETGEDGEDVLVPLSHTGLGILRKPTTAIARLRPEAQRTARDPRLLTITKANSRATVHRDVYLDYIGARTFDEVGNVTGERRFLGMFTSAAYAASVSTLPIASTKVAAVLEASGFPPLSHSGKDLVQILEQYPRDELFQDTPEHLLEVATEVGRLRDRRRARAFLRRDEFGRFVSALVFLPKDRYNTTVRLRIETLLRSVFAAESVDHATWVGDAPLAQLHFVVRVPRGSSLPDVDEAALQRDLTNAVRGWDEALVDALHHAHGEDEAARLLGRYGEAFPLAYKEAVTPEEALDDIALLESLEATEFAVHLNVPERDDPGQRVFTLVSHREYPLTQVLPILTDLGTDVVDEHPYVVTLPGGEVRHISDFGLTAPSVDGGSAERWNDPAWGRDFEDSFAASWTAAAESDRLNSLVLLAGLDWRRIVILRSIAMYLRQIGSAFSVEYIEEALVANPVLSGDLVGLFELRFDPALERDRTAKTDAAEAELLRALDGVSSLDDDRILRSFIGVIAATWRTNFYQPASDGSPKPWVSMKLDCARVPGLPKPHPMAEIWVYSPEVEGVHLRFGKVARGGLRWSDRREDFRTEVLGLVKAQMVKNAVIVPTGSKGGFFAKRLPAPSGGAAWLEAGKAAYRTFIRGLLDVTDNRVGTDIVPPRGVVRHDGDDSYLVVAADKGTASFSDIANAISEGYGFWLADAFASGGSAGYDHKAMGITARGAWESVKRHFRELGVDTQTEDFTVVGVGDMSGDVFGNGMLRSPHIRLVAAFDHRHVFVDPQPDAAASFAERQRLFDLPRSSWDDYDRALISAGGGVFPLTLKSIAVTAQMAEALGLDPSVTTLTPLELKKAVLLAPVDLFWNGGIGTYIKASDETDAEIGDRGNDAIRVKGNQLRVRVVGEGGNLGVSQRGRIEAAQSRVSINTDAIDNSAGVGTSDREVNIKILLGAVERAGRLDRDARNVLLRSMTEEVAVQVLRDNYEQNVLLGNSRASAAVMLPVHERLMEVLEARDELDRELEFLPSPAEVQVRVADERGLTRPEFAVLVAYAKLALKTDLTATHLADDPWFAGTLADYFPEPIRDGYAGDLAAHPLRTEIIVNSVVNSMVNRGGITFASRAADETGASSEQITRAYVAVREIFDLRGFVIAVEATDNAVPTAVQTDLYLTFRRLLDRATRWFVQHRPDGFDIGRQVEDFRGPITSLWADLGDLLQGGDLRRFEGRMLELQEARVPAELARHGAGVLDAFSLLDVVECARLRRWDTRKLTALYFALSARLRLEQILTKTTALPQSDRWGSMARATMRDDLYAVVIELTSTIAQQTAPIEAASRIDAWLDQRGPLARRTLEEALAAAHAEDGSGLATLSVAVRRLRSLVR; encoded by the coding sequence GACGACGCGATCGCCGCTCTCGACCCAGAGCTCGCGTCGGGTTTGACGAGCATCATCGCCGGCCTCAACCCCGAGGATCTGGCCGAACGCGAACCACGTGACGTGGTCGGTGCCGCGCTCTCGATGCGCTCCCTCGCCGCGCGTCGCGACCGCGGGCAGACTCGGATCGCCGTCTTCACACCGACGCTTAGCGAGGATGGATGGACGTCGCGGCGCACGATCGTGAACATTTGCACCGATGATTCGCCCTTCCTCGTGGATTCTGTCATCGCGGCGGTTGCTCGGCAGGGCCTCGCGGTGGACCTGCTCGTGCATCCCATCGTCGAGGTGCGCCGAAGCGCCGACGGCGAACTGCTCGAGATGGGTGCCCACGGTGGCGACCTCGAATCGTGGATCCACCTGGAGGTCGATCGCGTGCCGACCAGCGAGGGCCGACACCAGCTCGAAGAACGTCTGATGTCGGTGCTGGGTGATGTGCACGCGGCCTTCGACGACTGGCAGGCGATGCGCCGGGCCTGCCTCGACGTCGTCACCGACCTGCGCACCGCGCCGCCGGCGACGGCCGACCCCGCCACGGTCCGCCCGGCCATCGACTTCTTCAGCTGGCTCGCTGACGACAATTTCACGTTCCTCGGCTACCGCGAGTACCGGCTCGAGACCGGCGAAGACGGTGAGGACGTGCTCGTCCCGCTGTCGCACACGGGCCTCGGCATCCTTCGCAAGCCCACCACAGCGATCGCGCGCCTGCGGCCCGAGGCGCAGCGGACCGCGCGCGATCCGCGCCTGCTCACGATCACGAAGGCGAACTCCCGCGCCACGGTGCACCGCGACGTCTATCTCGACTACATCGGCGCGCGCACATTCGATGAGGTCGGCAACGTCACGGGCGAGCGGCGCTTCCTCGGCATGTTCACCTCGGCGGCCTACGCGGCCTCCGTGTCCACGCTCCCCATCGCCTCGACCAAGGTGGCGGCGGTGCTCGAGGCATCCGGATTCCCGCCCCTGTCCCACTCCGGCAAGGATCTCGTGCAGATCCTCGAGCAGTATCCACGTGACGAACTCTTCCAGGACACTCCGGAGCACCTGCTCGAGGTCGCAACCGAAGTGGGCCGCCTTCGCGACCGGCGCCGCGCGCGCGCGTTTCTGCGCCGGGATGAGTTCGGCAGGTTCGTGTCGGCGCTCGTATTTCTGCCGAAGGACCGTTACAACACCACCGTGCGGCTGCGCATCGAAACATTGCTGCGATCGGTGTTCGCGGCCGAGAGCGTCGATCACGCCACATGGGTCGGTGATGCTCCACTGGCGCAGCTGCACTTCGTGGTGCGCGTACCGCGCGGCTCGTCGTTGCCAGACGTCGACGAAGCGGCACTGCAGAGGGACCTGACGAATGCCGTGCGGGGCTGGGATGAGGCGCTCGTCGACGCGCTCCACCACGCCCACGGCGAAGATGAGGCGGCCCGCCTGCTGGGTCGCTATGGCGAGGCGTTCCCGTTGGCGTACAAGGAGGCCGTCACGCCGGAGGAGGCCCTCGATGACATCGCGCTGCTCGAGAGCCTCGAGGCCACAGAGTTCGCGGTTCACCTCAACGTCCCGGAGCGCGACGACCCCGGCCAGCGGGTGTTCACCCTCGTCTCGCACCGTGAGTACCCGCTCACGCAGGTGCTCCCGATCCTCACCGACCTCGGCACTGATGTCGTCGACGAGCACCCGTACGTCGTTACCCTCCCCGGCGGCGAGGTACGCCACATCTCCGACTTCGGGCTGACTGCGCCGAGTGTGGACGGCGGTAGCGCCGAGCGGTGGAACGACCCGGCATGGGGACGGGACTTCGAGGACTCGTTCGCAGCGTCCTGGACCGCCGCTGCCGAGAGCGATCGCCTAAATTCCCTCGTGCTGCTCGCCGGCCTCGACTGGCGCCGGATCGTCATCCTGCGGTCAATCGCGATGTACCTGCGGCAGATCGGCTCCGCCTTCTCCGTCGAATACATCGAGGAGGCTCTGGTCGCGAACCCCGTCCTTTCGGGCGACCTGGTCGGTCTGTTCGAGCTCCGCTTCGATCCGGCTCTCGAACGAGACCGGACGGCGAAGACGGATGCGGCGGAGGCCGAGCTGCTGCGTGCCCTCGACGGTGTCTCGAGTCTCGACGACGACCGCATCCTCCGTTCCTTCATCGGGGTGATCGCCGCGACCTGGCGCACGAACTTCTACCAGCCGGCATCCGACGGCTCGCCGAAGCCGTGGGTGTCGATGAAGCTCGACTGCGCCCGCGTTCCGGGCCTGCCGAAGCCGCACCCGATGGCCGAGATCTGGGTCTACTCGCCAGAGGTCGAGGGCGTCCACCTGCGCTTCGGAAAGGTCGCGCGGGGCGGGCTGCGCTGGAGCGACCGCCGCGAGGACTTTCGGACCGAGGTCCTCGGCCTCGTCAAGGCGCAGATGGTGAAGAACGCCGTGATCGTGCCCACCGGATCCAAGGGCGGGTTCTTCGCGAAGCGTCTTCCGGCGCCCAGCGGCGGGGCGGCATGGCTCGAAGCCGGCAAGGCCGCGTACCGCACCTTCATCCGCGGTCTGCTCGACGTCACGGACAACCGCGTGGGAACCGACATCGTGCCGCCCCGGGGCGTCGTGCGGCATGACGGCGACGACTCCTATCTGGTGGTCGCGGCCGACAAGGGCACCGCATCCTTCTCCGACATCGCCAACGCGATCTCAGAGGGATACGGCTTCTGGCTTGCTGACGCATTCGCGTCGGGCGGATCGGCAGGATACGACCACAAGGCAATGGGGATCACGGCCCGCGGTGCGTGGGAGTCTGTCAAACGGCACTTCCGCGAACTTGGTGTGGACACCCAGACGGAGGACTTCACGGTCGTGGGCGTCGGCGACATGTCGGGCGACGTGTTCGGCAACGGGATGTTGCGGTCGCCCCATATCCGACTGGTCGCGGCGTTCGACCACCGCCACGTGTTCGTCGACCCGCAGCCGGATGCCGCGGCATCCTTCGCGGAACGTCAGCGCCTGTTCGACCTGCCCAGGTCCTCCTGGGACGACTACGATCGCGCGCTCATCTCCGCTGGTGGCGGGGTGTTTCCGCTCACGCTGAAGTCGATCGCCGTCACGGCCCAAATGGCCGAGGCGCTCGGCCTCGACCCCTCGGTGACGACCCTCACGCCGCTCGAGCTCAAGAAGGCCGTGCTGCTGGCCCCCGTCGACCTCTTCTGGAATGGCGGCATCGGCACGTACATCAAGGCGAGCGACGAAACCGACGCTGAGATCGGCGACCGCGGCAACGACGCGATCCGTGTCAAGGGCAACCAGCTGCGAGTGCGGGTGGTCGGCGAGGGCGGCAATCTCGGCGTGAGCCAGCGCGGTCGCATCGAGGCCGCCCAGTCCCGCGTCAGCATCAACACGGACGCGATCGACAACTCGGCGGGAGTGGGGACATCGGACCGCGAAGTGAATATCAAGATCCTGCTCGGCGCCGTCGAACGCGCCGGACGGCTCGACCGGGATGCCCGCAACGTACTCCTCCGCTCCATGACCGAAGAGGTCGCCGTGCAGGTGCTGCGAGACAACTACGAGCAGAACGTGCTGCTCGGAAACTCGCGCGCCAGCGCAGCCGTGATGCTGCCCGTGCACGAACGCCTGATGGAGGTGCTCGAAGCGCGCGACGAACTCGACCGAGAGCTCGAATTCCTTCCGAGTCCGGCTGAGGTGCAGGTGCGCGTGGCCGACGAGCGCGGCCTCACCCGGCCCGAGTTCGCCGTGCTCGTCGCCTACGCGAAGCTCGCGCTCAAGACCGACCTCACCGCAACCCACCTCGCCGATGACCCGTGGTTCGCAGGAACGCTCGCCGACTACTTCCCCGAGCCGATCCGGGACGGGTATGCGGGAGACCTCGCCGCGCATCCGCTGCGCACCGAGATCATCGTGAACTCGGTCGTCAACTCGATGGTCAACCGGGGCGGCATCACCTTCGCATCCCGGGCAGCGGATGAGACGGGTGCGTCGAGCGAGCAGATCACCCGCGCGTACGTTGCGGTGCGGGAGATCTTCGACCTGCGCGGCTTCGTCATCGCCGTCGAGGCCACCGACAACGCGGTGCCCACCGCGGTGCAGACCGATCTGTACCTCACGTTCCGGCGGCTGCTCGATCGCGCCACGCGCTGGTTCGTGCAGCACCGCCCCGACGGGTTCGACATCGGGAGGCAGGTCGAGGACTTCCGAGGTCCGATCACGTCGCTGTGGGCGGATCTCGGCGACCTGCTGCAGGGCGGCGATCTGCGACGCTTCGAGGGGCGGATGCTCGAGCTTCAGGAGGCCCGCGTCCCCGCCGAACTCGCGCGGCACGGAGCGGGCGTGCTCGACGCGTTCTCGCTGCTCGACGTCGTCGAGTGCGCGCGCCTGCGCAGGTGGGACACCCGGAAACTGACCGCCCTCTACTTCGCGCTGTCCGCGCGACTGCGGCTCGAGCAGATCCTGACGAAGACGACCGCGCTGCCGCAGAGCGACCGATGGGGGTCGATGGCCCGTGCGACCATGCGCGACGACCTCTACGCGGTGGTGATCGAACTCACTTCGACGATCGCCCAGCAGACCGCACCGATCGAAGCTGCATCGCGCATCGACGCATGGCTCGACCAGCGCGGTCCATTGGCCCGGCGCACGCTGGAGGAGGCGCTCGCCGCCGCACACGCCGAGGACGGCTCAGGGCTTGCCACCCTCTCTGTGGCGGTCAGGCGTCTGCGTTCGCTCGTGCGGTGA
- a CDS encoding GtrA family protein → MRDGRMRSLLADLARFVLVGGLGLVLDVVVFNLLRQSSLTDGHVGGAVLIAKALAASLAIMANWAGNRWWTFRAHRRSNAVSEAVMFFVVSLVGSGISLLCLAVSHYVLDLTSVLADNVSANVIGLALGSAFRFLVARTWIFRDRGARLTSDAAAALPIGGGR, encoded by the coding sequence ATGCGTGACGGCCGGATGCGTTCCCTGCTTGCGGACCTCGCGAGGTTCGTGCTCGTAGGCGGGTTGGGCCTCGTTCTGGATGTGGTCGTCTTCAATCTTCTGCGCCAGTCATCCCTGACGGATGGGCATGTGGGCGGAGCTGTGCTGATCGCCAAGGCGCTCGCCGCCAGCCTGGCGATCATGGCGAACTGGGCGGGCAACCGCTGGTGGACGTTCCGCGCGCACCGTCGGTCGAACGCGGTCTCGGAAGCGGTGATGTTCTTCGTCGTCAGTCTCGTCGGTAGCGGGATCTCGCTGTTGTGCCTCGCCGTCAGCCATTACGTCCTCGACCTGACGTCGGTGCTCGCTGACAACGTATCGGCGAATGTCATCGGACTCGCACTGGGATCGGCATTCCGTTTCCTCGTCGCGAGGACCTGGATTTTCCGCGACCGGGGGGCCCGACTGACCTCGGATGCAGCGGCAGCGCTGCCGATTGGCGGTGGCCGATGA
- a CDS encoding polyprenol monophosphomannose synthase: MTTRTLVILPTYNELENLEGVVRRLQQSAPDVDILIVDDNSPDGTGWLADRLSDELRNVHVSHRVVRAGLGGAYLEGFAWALRQGYDLIVESDADGSHRPEDLPRLLVAIENSDLVVGSRWVEGGKVENWPISRRLLSRAGSAYARVMLDIPLRDVTGGYRAYRASALLALKLESVNSQGYCFQIELLWRAVCAGLRVREVPITFSDRILGASKMRGRIVIEAMWRVTMWGLAARLAPLGRRTVASHA, translated from the coding sequence ATGACTACTCGTACACTCGTGATCCTGCCCACCTACAACGAGCTGGAGAATCTCGAAGGTGTCGTGCGCCGCTTGCAGCAGAGCGCTCCCGACGTCGACATCCTGATCGTCGACGACAACTCGCCAGACGGTACCGGATGGCTCGCCGACCGTCTCTCGGACGAGCTCCGAAACGTGCACGTGTCACATCGAGTCGTCAGGGCCGGACTCGGCGGTGCATATCTCGAGGGATTCGCGTGGGCGCTCCGCCAGGGGTACGACCTCATCGTCGAATCGGATGCCGACGGCTCACACCGCCCCGAGGACCTGCCCCGCCTGCTCGTCGCCATCGAGAACAGCGACCTCGTGGTCGGGTCGCGATGGGTGGAAGGAGGCAAGGTGGAGAACTGGCCGATATCGCGGCGTCTGCTGTCGCGCGCAGGCAGCGCATACGCACGCGTCATGCTCGACATCCCTCTGCGCGATGTGACGGGCGGCTACCGTGCATATCGAGCATCCGCGTTGCTCGCACTGAAACTCGAGAGCGTGAACAGCCAGGGGTACTGCTTCCAGATCGAACTGCTGTGGCGAGCCGTTTGTGCCGGGCTTCGGGTGCGAGAAGTGCCGATCACGTTCAGCGACCGGATCCTCGGTGCGTCGAAGATGCGCGGCCGAATCGTCATCGAAGCAATGTGGCGGGTCACGATGTGGGGCCTTGCCGCCCGACTCGCGCCACTCGGACGCCGCACGGTTGCCAGCCATGCGTGA
- a CDS encoding undecaprenyl-diphosphate phosphatase yields the protein MDFLDAVILGLVEGLTEFLPVSSTGHLTLAENLLGLPIDDPGVTAFTAIIQFGAIVAVILYFRADIGRLIAAWWRGLFSRAARTNPDYRFAWYVIAGSIPIGVIGFLARDLIAGPLRNLWVVVAGLALWSIVMYVAERLGRQTRPEESLTLKDALIIGFVQCIALVPGVSRSGATISAGLLRNLNRVAATRLSFFLAIPALVGAGVYEGVSEASAVSASIGWPPVIVGTGVSFIVAYATIAWLLRLVARHPITVFIWYRLALAALITILLVTGVLSAT from the coding sequence ATGGACTTCCTGGACGCCGTCATCCTGGGCCTCGTCGAAGGTCTCACCGAGTTCCTCCCCGTCTCGAGCACCGGGCACTTGACGCTCGCCGAGAACCTGCTCGGGCTGCCGATCGACGATCCAGGGGTGACGGCCTTTACGGCGATCATCCAGTTCGGCGCGATCGTCGCGGTGATCTTGTACTTCCGCGCCGATATCGGCCGACTGATCGCGGCATGGTGGCGAGGGTTGTTCAGCCGAGCGGCGCGTACCAATCCCGACTATCGGTTCGCCTGGTACGTGATCGCCGGTTCGATTCCCATCGGTGTCATCGGGTTCTTGGCCCGGGATCTGATCGCCGGGCCGTTGCGCAACCTCTGGGTGGTGGTCGCGGGCCTCGCACTGTGGAGCATCGTCATGTACGTCGCGGAGCGTCTCGGCAGACAGACGCGCCCCGAGGAGAGTCTGACGCTGAAGGATGCTCTGATCATCGGTTTCGTGCAATGCATCGCGCTCGTCCCGGGGGTGTCGCGGTCCGGCGCGACCATCAGCGCGGGGCTGCTGCGCAACCTCAACCGCGTCGCGGCCACGAGGCTGTCCTTCTTCTTGGCGATCCCGGCGCTCGTGGGGGCGGGCGTCTACGAAGGCGTGAGTGAAGCATCGGCCGTGAGCGCCAGCATCGGTTGGCCACCGGTCATCGTGGGAACAGGCGTCAGCTTCATCGTCGCCTACGCGACCATCGCATGGCTGCTTCGGCTCGTGGCGCGGCATCCGATCACCGTGTTCATCTGGTACCGGCTCGCACTTGCGGCCCTCATCACGATCCTGCTGGTGACAGGAGTCCTCAGCGCGACCTGA
- a CDS encoding response regulator transcription factor produces the protein MRILLVEDDALLAATVAQLLREAGYAVDVESDAASGLATFEIEPVDLAVLDVRLPGMAGGGVELCRGIRDAAADTPILMLTAISARATIVQCLDAGADDYLVKPFHVEELLARVRALLRRAPTTIPPRLTVGSLTLDPGRRAVERRGRIIPLSPKEFSVLDYLMRHPDSVVTSSELIDHAWDRNYEGYSNVVPTYIRYLRRKLAVPGAADPIVTHRGAGYSVTSEAS, from the coding sequence ATGCGAATCCTGCTGGTGGAGGACGACGCGCTGCTTGCCGCGACCGTCGCGCAACTGCTGCGCGAAGCCGGTTACGCCGTCGACGTCGAATCGGATGCCGCGTCCGGACTGGCGACGTTCGAGATAGAGCCGGTCGATCTCGCCGTGCTCGACGTGCGGCTGCCTGGCATGGCAGGTGGCGGGGTCGAGCTATGCCGGGGCATTCGGGATGCGGCAGCGGACACCCCGATCCTGATGCTCACGGCGATCAGCGCCCGCGCGACGATCGTGCAGTGCCTGGATGCCGGCGCCGACGACTACCTCGTCAAGCCGTTCCACGTCGAGGAACTGCTCGCCCGCGTGCGCGCGCTCCTGCGCCGCGCCCCCACCACGATTCCCCCTCGGCTCACCGTGGGGTCACTGACGCTCGACCCGGGCCGCCGCGCCGTGGAGCGTCGCGGCCGCATCATCCCGCTCAGCCCGAAGGAGTTCTCCGTGCTGGACTACCTGATGCGACACCCGGATTCCGTGGTGACGAGCAGCGAGCTCATCGACCACGCGTGGGATCGCAACTACGAGGGATACAGCAACGTGGTGCCCACCTACATCCGCTACCTGCGCCGCAAACTCGCCGTACCTGGTGCGGCCGACCCCATCGTCACCCACCGTGGCGCCGGGTACTCGGTGACCAGCGAGGCGTCGTGA
- a CDS encoding HAMP domain-containing sensor histidine kinase — protein MILRRARWRLTLGFTAVQLITFAVFAVSVYAFVTTTFDFDAIEDGGSAPTAEAGFSTLRTALLIAFTGLLLIAPLSSWILAGIAMKPVAAALAAQRRFVDDASHELRTPLTAIQAQLELALLRPRSVAEYRDACEKALEATHALGAIADDLLVASEDARERSDLSFVAIGDAVQRARALLVRPDRVMIDVTGQPKVEASAAAVQRVLLNILVNACRYSVDEAPVVVRIFTKGRWAVVEVEDHGIGMTRYESRRAFDRFWQADPSRATEGSGLGLSIVQDIVNSLRGDISLSSMPGVGTVVRLRLPLSRSSHDPLRSVEATADSV, from the coding sequence GTGATTCTGCGACGCGCCCGCTGGCGTCTCACGCTCGGCTTCACGGCAGTCCAGCTGATCACCTTCGCCGTGTTCGCCGTCTCCGTCTACGCGTTCGTCACCACGACGTTCGACTTCGACGCAATCGAAGACGGCGGGTCAGCCCCGACCGCTGAGGCGGGCTTTTCGACACTTCGGACTGCTCTGCTCATCGCGTTCACCGGCCTCCTGCTGATTGCGCCCCTGTCGAGCTGGATCCTCGCCGGCATCGCGATGAAACCGGTCGCGGCTGCGCTCGCCGCCCAGCGACGATTCGTCGACGACGCATCTCACGAACTGCGAACGCCGTTGACGGCCATCCAAGCTCAGCTCGAGCTGGCGCTGCTGCGGCCCAGAAGCGTCGCCGAGTATCGGGACGCGTGCGAGAAGGCGCTCGAGGCGACGCACGCCCTCGGTGCAATTGCGGACGATCTGCTGGTCGCTTCAGAAGACGCCCGCGAGCGCTCGGATCTCAGCTTCGTCGCGATCGGCGACGCGGTCCAGCGAGCTCGAGCACTGCTCGTGCGGCCGGACCGGGTGATGATCGATGTGACCGGTCAGCCGAAAGTCGAGGCATCCGCTGCAGCCGTGCAGCGAGTGCTGCTGAACATCCTCGTGAACGCATGCCGCTACTCCGTTGATGAAGCTCCCGTCGTCGTGCGAATTTTCACGAAAGGGCGGTGGGCTGTCGTCGAGGTCGAGGACCACGGCATTGGAATGACGCGGTACGAGTCACGACGTGCGTTCGATCGGTTTTGGCAGGCAGATCCTTCGCGTGCAACCGAGGGGAGCGGACTCGGCTTGTCGATCGTCCAAGACATCGTGAACTCGCTGCGCGGCGATATCTCACTCAGCTCGATGCCGGGGGTGGGCACGGTGGTGCGCTTGCGGCTGCCCCTCTCACGTTCATCTCACGATCCCCTCCGTAGCGTCGAGGCGACGGCAGATTCCGTCTGA
- a CDS encoding phosphatase PAP2 family protein — protein sequence MRFRTTLIASGLAGGVAVILLGVGINALGNGPLAIDTWWHDLMLTWRTESWLAVALAFDVVGGVTAMTVIGIVIVVGFLAARRPWDALTVTAAMLTSQAITGVLKVSFARPRPPDSLVTDAMTSFPSGHTTLAATVMVVLALLIRADAMWLAAVLWVMAMAWSRTYLSAHWLTDVSAGAVLGASVAVLVWAVIADLRRAVQQHALIAANDLSAT from the coding sequence ATGCGTTTTCGTACCACGCTTATCGCGAGTGGGCTTGCCGGAGGCGTGGCGGTCATCCTCTTGGGCGTCGGCATCAACGCGCTCGGCAATGGCCCGCTCGCGATCGATACGTGGTGGCATGATCTGATGCTCACCTGGCGGACGGAATCGTGGCTGGCTGTTGCGCTCGCTTTCGACGTCGTCGGCGGTGTGACTGCGATGACGGTGATCGGAATCGTCATCGTCGTCGGCTTCCTCGCCGCCCGCCGACCGTGGGATGCACTCACCGTCACTGCGGCGATGCTGACATCGCAGGCGATCACGGGCGTCCTGAAGGTCTCGTTCGCGCGACCCCGACCCCCGGATTCTCTCGTCACCGACGCGATGACGTCCTTCCCGTCGGGGCACACGACGCTCGCAGCGACGGTCATGGTGGTGCTGGCGCTGCTGATCCGAGCGGATGCGATGTGGCTGGCCGCCGTGCTGTGGGTGATGGCGATGGCGTGGAGCCGCACATACCTGTCAGCGCACTGGCTCACCGACGTGTCCGCCGGCGCCGTTCTCGGTGCCTCCGTGGCCGTACTCGTTTGGGCCGTCATCGCCGATCTTCGGCGCGCCGTCCAGCAACACGCTCTCATCGCGGCGAACGATCTGTCGGCCACGTGA
- a CDS encoding ABC transporter permease — protein sequence MDALPPWLSTVLAVVVLAAVATVALIAMRVPAPWAGVWALARAVLQLSLLSLVLAGIIDSPLLVGLGLMVMLIAAVWTAARRSRIPWRGVPLLALAMLLGPLTVMTVAFATGALELTPRYALAIGGIIIGNTMTVAILTERLYRGAVHDHWDEVEGWLALGASRWESTRGLARGAIRTAMLPSIDQTRTTGIVVLPGAFVGAIFAGASPFEAGRFQLVVLAGILAAGALTATTLLRMPGGIAQRPSDINVLVRAAKS from the coding sequence ATGGATGCTCTGCCGCCCTGGCTTTCGACCGTGTTGGCCGTTGTCGTCCTCGCCGCGGTCGCGACAGTCGCTTTGATTGCGATGCGGGTGCCCGCCCCGTGGGCCGGAGTGTGGGCGCTGGCCCGCGCGGTGCTCCAGCTGTCATTGCTGAGCCTGGTCCTCGCCGGCATCATCGACAGCCCGCTCCTCGTCGGGCTGGGGTTGATGGTCATGCTCATCGCCGCGGTCTGGACCGCGGCGCGCCGCTCGCGCATCCCGTGGCGCGGCGTACCGCTGTTGGCGCTGGCGATGCTGCTCGGGCCGCTGACGGTGATGACCGTCGCTTTCGCCACCGGTGCGCTCGAGCTCACCCCGCGATATGCCCTGGCGATCGGCGGCATCATCATCGGCAACACCATGACAGTCGCCATCCTCACTGAACGTCTCTACCGGGGTGCGGTCCACGATCATTGGGATGAGGTTGAAGGGTGGCTCGCACTGGGGGCCTCCAGATGGGAGTCCACCCGAGGCCTTGCTCGCGGTGCGATTCGCACCGCGATGCTCCCCTCGATCGACCAGACCCGGACGACCGGGATCGTGGTCCTTCCCGGAGCGTTCGTGGGGGCGATCTTCGCCGGAGCCTCCCCCTTCGAAGCCGGGCGGTTCCAGCTCGTGGTGCTCGCCGGAATCCTCGCGGCCGGCGCGCTCACCGCAACAACTTTGCTCCGGATGCCGGGAGGAATCGCTCAGCGACCTTCCGACATCAACGTCTTGGTCCGCGCAGCGAAGTCCTGA
- a CDS encoding response regulator transcription factor, which translates to MSLRILTVEDEPEMADLLARGLRAEGYSVDVADNGIDALTRAKDGNYDIAVLDVMLPGMTGIEVCRWLRRQNDGLAIILLTARDAVDDRVAGLDAGADDYLTKPFEFAELAARLRALRRRDAIGASRLDIGGLQIDMLRHEISAGGRELRLSRTEFDLLRLLAINTGQVMPRSEILDSIWGSASYIDANIVDQYVSYVRRKLEAVGAPVRIATTRGVGYELISDVS; encoded by the coding sequence ATGTCGCTGCGCATTCTGACCGTCGAGGACGAGCCCGAGATGGCCGACCTGCTCGCCCGCGGACTTCGCGCCGAGGGCTACAGCGTGGATGTCGCCGACAACGGCATCGATGCGCTGACCCGCGCGAAGGACGGCAACTACGACATCGCAGTTCTCGATGTCATGCTGCCCGGGATGACGGGAATCGAGGTCTGCCGGTGGCTGCGGCGCCAGAACGACGGTCTGGCGATCATCCTGCTCACCGCCCGTGACGCCGTCGATGACCGCGTCGCAGGGCTGGACGCCGGTGCCGATGACTATCTGACGAAACCGTTCGAATTCGCCGAACTCGCCGCCCGACTGCGGGCTCTCCGTCGACGAGATGCGATCGGTGCCTCCCGGCTCGACATCGGCGGTTTGCAGATCGACATGCTCCGGCATGAGATCTCCGCGGGTGGCAGAGAGCTCCGGCTCAGTCGCACGGAGTTCGACCTGCTCAGGCTGCTGGCGATCAACACCGGTCAGGTGATGCCGCGCTCAGAGATCCTCGACTCGATCTGGGGATCCGCGAGCTACATCGATGCCAACATCGTGGACCAGTACGTCAGCTACGTCCGCCGGAAGCTCGAGGCGGTGGGCGCGCCCGTCCGGATCGCCACGACGCGAGGCGTCGGCTACGAGCTGATCTCCGACGTCTCGTGA